A genomic stretch from Helianthus annuus cultivar XRQ/B chromosome 1, HanXRQr2.0-SUNRISE, whole genome shotgun sequence includes:
- the LOC110941195 gene encoding uncharacterized protein LOC110941195, giving the protein MFEPDFEGRVELIAVELKKGFNLEFFSNFRVPSRAVLDAPVLGDARGILANLGKFEKRIPKKNAEKKTKRGPQQKAAVGGEPKRRRLQTKRAAPAQKKPAVAAESRDAGYSFFDFPSSPLHTAAAGAGVSKETVAPKEPTAPFVGPVRDPTVKKTVETTADQIFDTGDDISNDPSACKEILGGLGTPFEVDRARSAPRELRINQLSTMLVGSSIMANAILEDYRVLGRREDEAARLRAEAEELVRTLAKLLSDERKNWNEKYSNERKKWNESWAKQNDTLFRARQEFTNVKAANVALGREKAAAEAIAVKAQQAEALAIKALDEVKEAGARTAKALDEAKERENRISKALEEANAERTRLGRVVASLQAEVQAREVAVGDLTARVSVAEERADAAVEAKDALVSSMDQLKADPIWVPWCGYRVAS; this is encoded by the exons atgtttgagcccgatttcgaGGGCCGGGTTGAGCTTATtgcggttgagctgaagaaaggCTTCAACCTAGAATTTTTTAGCAACTTCCGCGTACCGTCGCGTGCGGTGCTGGATGCCCCGGTGCTGGGAGACGCAAGAG GTATCCTTGCGaatttggggaagtttgagaagCGCATTCCCAAAAAGAATGCGGAGAAGAAAACG AAAAGAGGACCACAGCAGAAGGCTGCTGTTGGTGGTGAACCAAAGCGTCGGAGACTGCAAACCAAAAGGGCTGCTccggcgcaaaagaaacctgcagttgctgctg aatcccgagatgcAGGGTATTCTTTCTTTGACTTCCCTTCGTCTCCCCTGCATACCGCTGCTGCGGGTGCGGGGGTATCGAAGGAGACTGTTGCGCCCAAGGAGCCTACGGCCCCTTTTGTTGGGCCGGTTCGCGATCCCACCGTGAAGAAGACGGTGGAAACGACTGCTGACCAAATATTCGACACT ggggatgatatttctaatgACCCTTCTGCGTgcaaggagattttgggtggtctgggcaccccgtTTGAAGTTGATCGTGCCCGTTCGGCACCCCGTGAGCTGCGGATCAACCAACTTTCTACcatgctagtaggaagttccataATGGCGAACGCCATTTTGGAAGACTATCGGGTGTTAGGCCGCAGAGAGGATGAAGCTGCTCGCttgcgggccgaagcggaagagttg gttcgtactcttgccaaacttCTTTCCGATGAACGCAAGAATTGGAATGAAAAGtattccaatgagcgcaagaagtggaatgaatcttgggcgaAGCAGAATGACACTCTGTTTCGTGCTCGGCAGGAGTTCACGAACGTcaaggcagcgaacgttgccttgggAAGAGAAAAAGCTGCAGCTGAGGCCATTGCGGTTAAAGCGCAGCAAGCTGAGGCCCTGGCTATTAAGGCGCTGGACGAGGTCAAGGAAGCGGGGGCCCGTACTGCGAAGGCCCTTGATGAGGCCAAAGAGAGGGAAAACCGCATTTCGAAAGCTCTGGAAGAGGCGAACGCGGAGCGTACCCGCTTGGGTAGggttgttgccagccttcag gctgaggttcaggcccgggaggtcgcagTTGGAGACCTTACTGCTCGCGTGTCGGTTGCGGAAGAGCGGGCTGATGCCgctgttgaggccaaggatgccttggtgtcctctatGGACCAGCTGAAGGcggacc CGATCTGGGTTCCATGGTGTGGATACCGAGTCGCTTCTTAA